Proteins found in one Syngnathus acus chromosome 9, fSynAcu1.2, whole genome shotgun sequence genomic segment:
- the mmab gene encoding corrinoid adenosyltransferase encodes MATFVCKPFILCNFFRNIRQISGRQTSFIWRSYTTDGDNKVPKIYTKTGDKGFSSTFTGERRPKEDRIFEALGNTDELSSAIGLAREFCLEKGHTFTHQLDKIQCVLQDVGSNIATPQSSARESHLTRTKFTGTPITDLEGWIDTFTEELPPLTNFILPSGGKSSASLHIARTVCRRAERSIAPIVRSGEADPDIARFLNRLSDYLFTVARYAALKENNKEIIYKRPT; translated from the exons ATGGCTACCTTTGTTTGTAAACCTTTCAttttgtgcaatttttttagaaatattaGACAAATTAGCGGGCGACAGACATCGTTCATTTGGAGAAG TTACACAACCGATGGAGACAATAAAGTTCCCAAAATCTACACCAAAACGGGCGACAAAG GCTTCTCAAGCACTTTTACTGGAGAAAGAAGACCAAAGGAAGATCGTATTTTTGAAGCTTTAGGAAACACAGATGAATTGTCATCAGCTATAGG ATTAGCCAGAGAATTTTGTCTTGAGAAAGGCCATACGTTCACACATCAGCTGGATAAG atACAGTGTGTTTTGCAAGATGTTGGCTCCAATATCGCCACTCCTCAGTCATCAGCAAGAGAAAGTCATTTAA CTCGGACAAAATTTACTGGAACTCCAATAACAGATTTGGAAGGTTGGATTGATACATTCACAGAGGAACTCCCTCCGCTGACTAACTTCATTTTACCT TCTGGAGGAAAGAGCAGCGCATCTTTGCATATAGCTCGAACTGTCTGTCGCAGAGCTGAGCGCAG CATTGCTCCAATTGTCCGCTCGGGGGAGGCTGATCCAGATATTGCCAGGTTTTTAAACAG GCTAAGTGACTACCTTTTCACTGTGGCCAGATATGCTGccctaaaagaaaacaacaaggaGATCATCTACAAAAGACCTACCTAA
- the mvk gene encoding mevalonate kinase produces MHTRECIVSAPGKAILHGEHAVVHGKVALAVSLNLRTYLKLKATNRGKVCINLPNIDTFLCWDASELKALLPLSRGKQEEVKRLDPELVKRLRDFVGVANGNLDTSNMATLAFLYIYLSLFGSGELPSLTISVWSELPTGAGLGSSAAYSVCLAAALLCASGAIPAPLKELEHTARWCQEDLELINSWAFQGEMIIHGNPSGVDNAVGSWGGMLRFLAGRIIPLSRVPLLRILLTNTKVPRSTKVLVARVKDKINKFPTILTSVLDSVDAISCTCEKVLLEMTNEPITGEHYNILEELIDINQHHLNVMGVGHPALDTVCRVTLARGLHSKLTGAGGGGCAITLLRPETDSAVVQTTIRDLKDCDFDCWETSIGGPGVQVHSPLSVKEDILGILNRY; encoded by the exons ATGCACACCAGAGAATGCATCGTATCTGCTCCGGGAAAAGCAATTCTTCATGGAGAACATGCAGTTGTACACGGAAAG GTCGCACTTGCTGTGAGTTTGAATCTGAGAACATACTTGAAGTTGAAAGCCACTAACCGTGGTAAAGTGTGCATCAACCTCCCAAACATTGACACCTTCCTCTGTTGGGATGCTTCTGAGTTGAAGGCTCTTCTGCCACTGTCACGTG GCAAGCAGGAGGAAGTAAAGCGACTAGATCCTGAGCTTGTCAAGAGACTGCGTGACTTTGTCGGTGTAGCAAATGGAAACTTGGATACAAGCAACATGGCCACCTTGGCGTTTCTCTACATCTACCTCTCGTTGTTTGGATCAGG TGAGCTGCCAAGCCTTACAATATCCGTGTGGTCAGAGCTGCCGACCGGAGCAGGATTGGGTTCGAGCGCAGCCTATTCAGTGTGTTTAGCCGCAGCTCTGCTTTGTGCAAGTGGAGCCATTCCCGCTCCTCTCAAAGAGTTGGAACACACCGCCAG ATGGTGTCAGGAGGACCTGGAGTTGATCAACAGCTGGGCCTTCCAAGGAGAAATGATCATCCATGGTAATCCTTCTGGAGTTGACAACGCTGTAGGGAGTTGGG GAGGCATGCTGAGGTTCTTGGCCGGGAGGATAATACCACTGAGCAG GGTGCCATTATTAAGAATCCTCCTAACGAACACTAAAGTGCCACGTAGCACCAAGGTGCTTGTTGCCAGGGTGAAGGACAAAATTAACAAG TTTCCCACCATTTTGACCTCTGTGCTCGACTCGGTCGATGCCATTTCCTGCACTTGTGAGAAAGTCCTCCTAGAGATGACCAACGAGCCCATCACAGGAGAGCACTACAATATTTTAGAG GAGCTGATTGATATCAACCAGCATCATTTGAACGTAATGGGCGTTGGACATCCTGCCCTGGATACCGTGTGTCGGGTCACGCTCGCCAGGGGTCTGCACAGCAAGCTAACAGGTGCAGGGGGCGGAGGCTGTGCCATTACTCTTCTGAGACCAG AAACAGATTCCGCGGTAGTCCAGACTACGATTCGGGACTTGAAAGACTGCGACTTTGACTGCTGGGAAACGAGTATTGGCGGGCCTGGTGTCCAAGTGCATTCCCCCCTCTCTGTAAAGGAGGATATTCTAGGAATATTAAACCGTTATTGA